From the Streptomyces sp. NBC_01216 genome, the window CGGTGGGTGTGGCTCCGGTGGTGATCGGACTGGCGAGCGGACTGCTGCACCGGTGATCCCGCTCCGTGCCCGATCCGCTCCGGTGCCCGATGCGCTCGAAGAGCGCCTCGATTCGACGAACGACCATATGAGACAGAGGGGTTGCAATGCCGAACGTGAGCGAGTGGTGGCGGGTCCGCAGGGCTGCCGCAGACGACGCGGGGATGACGACGTCCGAGTACGCGATGGGAACGATCGCCGCCGCCGGCTTCGCGGCCGTGCTGTACAAGATCGTGACCAGCGAGTCCGTCTCCGGCGCGCTGGAGTCGGTGATCGGCAAGGCCCTCGATGCGCCGTTCTGAGGACCGCGGCGCCGTGACCGTGGAGGCGGCGATGGTCCTGCCGGTCCTCGTGGTGTTCACCCTGACGATGCTCTGGGCTCTGGCCGCCGCGGCGGCGCAGATCCGGTGCGTGGACGCGGCCCGGGCCGGCGCGCGAGCGGCGGCCCGTTCCGAGCCGGTCGCCGTGGCCGAGTCCGCCGCCCGAACGGCCGCACCCGACGGGGCGAGTGTCTCCGTCACCCGTTCGGGCGAGCTGTGGCGGGTGACCGTGGAGGTGTCCGCCCCCGGCCCCGGTGGCATGGGGCTGACCCTCCGCGCAGCGGCGGCCGCGCTGGCGGAGGAGACGGTGGGGGTGGGAGCGCCATGAGGCAAGCGGGTGGCCTTGGTGACGCCGGCCGGCTCCGGGATGTCCGTGCCGTCCGTCGCTGCCGCGGCCTTCGAGGCGAGCGGGGGACGGCGACGGTGTGGACCGCCTTCGCGGCCTGTGCGCTCTGCGTGGTCTTCGGGGCCGTGCTGGCCCTGGGCCAGGCGGTCGCGGCCCGGCACCGGGCGGGCGGGGCCGCGGACCTGGCGGCCCTCGCCGCGGCCGACCGGGCGCTGTGGGGCGAGGAGGACGCCTGCGCCACGGCGGCCCGGATCGCCGACGCCCAGGGGGCCGCCGTGCTGCGGTGCTCCGTTCGCGGCGACATCGCGGACGTGACGGCGGTGGTGCGCCTGGGGCCCTACGCGCCCGCGGTCAGGGCGCGGGCGGGACCGGCGGGGGCTCCGCCGGGGCTTCCCGTAGCAGTTCCGTGAGGAGGCGCACGGCGCCGCGCTTGTGGAGCGGGTCGTTGCCGTTGCCGCACTTCGGAGACTGGACGCAGGACGGACAGCCGGCCTCGCACTCGCAGGAGGCGATGGCCTCCCGGGTGGCCGTCAGCCAGGCGGGTGCCGTGTGGAAGGCCCGCTCGGCGAAGCCGGCGCCACCCGGATGGCCGTCGTACACGAAGACGGTCGGAAGGAGCGTGTCCGGGTGGAGCGGCACGGACACCCCGCCGATATCCCAGCGGTCGCAGGTGGCGAAGAGCGGCAGCATGCCGATCGAAGCGTGCTCGGCGGCGTGCAGGGCTCCGCCGAGGATCTCCGGGGAGACGCGGGCGGCGTCGAGCTGGTCCTCGGTGACCGTCCACCACACGGCCCGGGTGCGCAGGGTGCGCGGCGGCAGGTCGAGCTTCGTCTCCCCGAGCACCTCACCGGTGATCAGCCGACGGCGCAGGAAGGAGACGACCTGGTGGGTGACCTCGACGGAGCCGTAGCAGAGGCGCCCGGCGCCCCAGGGGATCTCGGTGTCGGTTTCGAGGACGGAGAGGGAGGTGGTGTCGCGGGCGGTGGTGGAGTACGGCGGACTGGCCTCCTCGACCAGTGCCACCGCGTCCCGCAGGTCCAGCTGCCGCACCAGGTACGTACGGCCCTGGTGGAGGTGGACGGCCCCGTCGTGGACGGCCGTGTGTGAGGCGGCCTCGTCGACGGTACCCAGGAGACGCCCGGTGGCCGCCTCGACGATCCGGACGGGGCTGCCGCCCTCGCCCCGGATGTCGGTGAGATCGGCGGCCCGCTCCCGGCGGGTCCAGTACCAGCCGGTGGAGCGGCGGCGCAGCAGCCCGGCCGCCTCCAGCTGGGGCAGCAGCTCGGGAACGGCTGGGCCGAACAGGTCCAGGTCGGAGTCGGTCAGCGGAAGCTCCGCCGCGGCGGCGCACAGGTGGGGGGCGAGGACGTAGGGGTTGTCGGGATCCAGGACGGTCGACTCGACCGGTCTGCGGAACAGTGCCTCGGGGTGGTGGACCAGAAAGGTGTCCAGCGGGTCGTCACGGGCGACCAGGATCGCCAGCGCGCCCTCGCCCGACCGGCCCGCACGGCCCGCCTGCTGCCACAGGGAGGCCCGGGTGCCCGGATAGCCGGCGATCACCACGGCGTCCAGTCCGGAGACGTCCACACCCAGTTCCAGGGCGGTCGTGGCGGCCAGCCCGAGGAGTTCGCCGGAGTGCAGGGCGCGCTCCAGGGCGCGGCGTTCCTCGGGCAGGTAGCCGCCGCGGTAGGCGGCGACCCGCCGGGCCAGGGAGCGGTCGACCTCGGCCAGGCGCTCCTGCGCGATCACGGAGATCAGCTCCGCCCCGCGCCGGGAGCGGACGAAGGCGACCGAGCGGACGCCCTGGACGACCAGGTCGGTCAGCAGGTCGGCGGTCTCGGCGGTGGCGGAGCGACGCACCGGCGCGCCCCGCTCGCCGTGCAGCTCGGTCAGCGGTGGCTCCCACAGCGCGAAGACCAGTTCGCCGCGCGGTGAGGCGTCGTCGGCGACCTCCGCCACCGGCAGTCCGGTCAGGCGTCCGGCGGCGGTGGCGGGATCGGCGGCGGTGGCGGAGGCGAGCAGGAAGACGGGTTCCGTGCCGTACCGGGCGCAGACGCGACGCAGCCGGCGCAGTACCTGGGCGACGTGCGAACCGAAGACGCCCCGGTAGGTGTGGCACTCGTCGATCACGACGTAGCGCAGGGAGCGGAGGAAGGAGGACCACCTGGAGTGGGCGGGCAGTATGCCCCGGTGGAGCATGTCGGGGTTGGTCAGCACGTAGTTCGCGTACTGGCGGACCCATTCGCGTTCCTCGACCGGCGTGTCTCCGTCGTAGACGGCGGGCCGGATTCGGTTGCCGAGCGGTGCGGCCAGCTCGCGCACGGCTCGGCGCTGGTCGGCGGCGAGGGCCTTGGTGGGTGCCAGGTACAGGGCGGTGGCGCCCCTGCCGTTGGCGGCCTCGGCGCCGTCCAGCAGCGTGGACAGGACGGGGGTGAGGTAGGCCAGCGATTTGCCCGAGGCCGTACCGGTGGCGATCACCACGGACTCGCCGTCGAGGGCGTGCTCGGCGGCCCGTGCCTGGTGGGCCCAGGGGTGCTCGATTCCGGCCGCCTGGATAGCGCCGATCACTTCCGGACGGATGCGATGCGGCCAGACTGCATGCCGACCCTCCCGGGCGGGCAAGTGCTCCGTATGAGTGATGCGCGCGGCCCGGCTCTCGCCCGATGCGAGCCGGTCGAGGACCCTGCCGGGAGACGGGCGGCTGCCCGAGGTTCCGGCCGGTCGACTGGGGCGGTGATTCTTGGCCATCGGCACCGAGTGTGTCACTGGCATGACGGACAATGCTCCCAAGGCGTCGTGCATGGCTGCTGGTAAGTGATTGAATGCCATCGCGGCTGGCGATCCGTCCCCCGACTCCGCCCGGGAGATCCGAGGGGCGAACGCCCGATAGCAAGGTGCTGGAGGATCCGTGGACCTGTCCCTGTCGACTCGCAATGTGTCCGGCCCGAGCGGCGACCGTACGGTTGTCGAGGTCGGTGGCGAGATTGATGTGTATACCGCGCCCAAGCTGCGCGAGCAGTTGGTCGAGTTGGTGAACGACGGCAGCTACCACCTGGTCGTCGATATGGAGGGCGTGGACTTCCTCGACTCGACCGGCCTCGGCGTACTGGTCGGCGGTCTGAAGCGTGTACGCGCGCACGAGGGGTCGCTGCGCCTGGTCTGCAACCAGGAGCGCATCCTCAAGATTTTCCGGATCACCGGTCTGACCAAGGTGTTCCCCATCCACACCACGGTCGAAGAGGCCGTCAACGCCACCGACTGAGCCGGAAGACGGACGGGAGAGCCGGGCGACACGCCCGGTCTTCCGAGTTGTCCACCCACACGTTCCCAGGGGGACCGCATGGCCACCGTTGAACTCCGCTTCAGTGCCCAGCCCGAGCACGTCCGCACGGCCCGCCTGGTGGCGGCCGCGGTGGCGCGCCGGGCCGGGGTCGACGACGCGGTCCTCGACGAGGTCAGGCTCGCCGTCGGCGAGGCGTGTTCCCGTGCTGTCGGGCTCCACCGCAGCAACGACGTGACCACTCCGGTCCGGGTCGTGCTCACCGAGGAGGAGAAGTCCTTCTCCATCGAGGTGGGAGACGAGGTTCCCGGTGCGGGGGTGGCGGCGGCCGACGCCGCTGGTGTGCCCGGCTTCCGGGACGCCGCGCCGGCCGAGGAGTACGACGACGCCGACGGCGAGGACGAGATGGGTCTCGCGGTGATCCGCGGGCTCGTCGACGACGTCGAGGTGAGCGCCGGCGAGGACGGCGGAGTGATCCGTATGAGCTGGCCGACGAACCCGGCGGACGACGTGCTCTCCTGAATCCCGCTTCCGCGCGACGAGAAGCGAAGAAGAGGCCCTGCCCCGCAGGGCCTCTTCTCGTCTGTCTGCCCGCGGCTGTCGCTGACCGGTCACTTCCCGCCCGTCACCGATCGCGCTCTGCCGGGCATCCGGCCCGGTATCACCCCTCGCGCAGACCGATCCCCGGCCGGCACCACCCGTCACGCGTAAGCCCCACCGAATACACCGCACCACCCGCACCCCCTCGCATACATCTCGCGCGGACCGCGGTATCACCCGTGACGCGTGCCGATCACTCGTACCGGTCCCTGCCGCGGGGCATTCCCGCCGATCACCGAAACGGTCGACCGGAACCCGTGACCGCCCATGCGTAAATGCTTCTGCCGCATTACCGTTCTCGGTGTTGGCCGTGAGGTACGAGCGGATTCTGATTGCGGCGCACTGTTTTGTTCGGGATTCGCTCCATACAATCCGTCCACATCTTGACCTCGCAACGTCAAGGAGGACGAATGGCGGGTCTTGCAGCCGCGGTGCTCACTCAGGAGAACCGCGTGATCGTGATCGTCATCGCAGCCGTCGCCCTGGCGGCGCTGCTCGTCGCCCGGTTGCTGGTGCGTCAGGTGCTCGCCGCCGACGAGGGCACCGACACGATGAGGGAGATCGCCGCCGCCGTCCAGGAAGGCGCGAATGCCTATCTCGCTCGGCAGTTGCGCACGCTGGGAATCTTCGCGGTCGCGGTGTTCTTCCTGCTGATGGTGCTCCCGGCGGACAACTGGTCCCAGCGTGCCGGGCGTTCGCTCTTCTTTCTGGTGGGTGCGCTTTTCTCGGCGGCCACCGGATACATCGGTATGCGTCTCGCGGTACGGGCGAATGTGCGCGTGGCCGCTGCCGCCCGGGAGGCCACGCCCGCACCCGGAGAACCGGAAAAGGATCTGACACTCGTCTCCCACAAAGCGATGAAGATCGCTTTCCGTACGGGGGGCGTGGTCGGGATGATCACCGTCGGCCTCGGACTGCTCGGCGCCTCCTGCGTCGTCCTCGTCTACGCCGCCGACGCGCCCAAGGTCCTCGAGGGCTTCGGTCTGGGAGCCGCGCTCATCGCCATGTTCATGCGCGTGGGCGGCGGCATCTTCACCAAGGCCGCCGATGTCGGCGCCGACCTCGTCGGCAAGGTGGAGCAGGGCATCCCCGAGGACGATCCGCGCAACGCCGCCACGATCGCCGACAACGTGGGCGACAACGTCGGCGACTGCGCGGGTATGGCCGCCGACCTCTTCGAGTCGTACGCCGTGACGCTTGTCGCCGCCCTCATCCTCGGCAAGGCCGCCTTCGGCGACCTCGGGCTCGCCTTCCCGCTGATCGTCCCGGCGATCGGAGTGATCACCGCCATGATCGGCATCTTCGCGGTCGCCCCGCGCCGCGCCGACCGCAGCGGGATGTCGGCCATCAACCGGGGCTTCTTCCTCTCCGCGGTGATCTCGCTCTCGCTGGTGGCCGTCGCCGTCTTCGTCTACCTGCCGTCCTCCTACGCCGACCTCGAAGGTGTCACCGAGCCGGGCATCCGGGAGCACGGCGGCGACCCGCGGGTCTTCGCCCTGGTGGCCGTCGCCATCGGCATCGTCCTGGCCGCGCTGATCCAGCAACTCACCGGCTACTTCACCGAGACCGCCAGGCGGCCGGTCAGGGACATCGGCAGGTCCTCCCTCACCGGACCCGCCACGGTCGTCCTCACGGGCGTCTCCATCGGACTCGAGTCCGCCGTCTACACCGCGCTGCTCATCGGGCTGGGTGTCTACGGCGCGTTCCTGCTCGGCGGCACCTCCATCATGCTGGCGCTGTTCGCGGTGGCGCTGGCGGGTACCGGGCTGCTCACCACCGTCGGTGTGATCGTCGCCATGGACACCTTCGGTCCCGTCTCCGACAACGCCCAGGGCATCGCGGAGATGTCCGGCGACGTCCAGGGCGCCGGCGCGCAGGTCCTCACCGACCTCGACGCCGTCGGCAACACCACCAAGGCGATCACCAAGGGCATCGCCATCGCCACCGCGGTCCTGGCGGCCGCGGCCCTCTTCGGCTCGTATCGCGACGCCATCGCCACCGCGGTCGCCGACGTGGGGGCCAGGACCGGGGAGGCGAACCTCTCGATGGACATCTCCCAGCCCAACAACCTCGTCGGGCTCATCCTCGGCGCCTCGGTCGTCTTCCTCTTCTCCGGGCTCGCCATCAACGCGGTGTCACGGTCGGCCGGGGCGGTCGTCTACGAGGTGCGGCGTCAGTTCCGCGAACATCCGGGGATCATGGCGTACACCGAGAAACCCGAGTACGGCCGGGTCGTCGACATCTGCACCAAGGACGCGCTGCGCGAACTCGCCACACCCGGGCTGCTCGCCGTGCTGGCGCCGATCGCGGTCGGCTTCTCCCTCGGCGTGGGCGCTCTCGGCTCCTATCTCGCCGGGGCGATCGGCACGGGTGCGCTGATGGCGGTCTTCCTGGCGAACTCCGGCGGCGCCTGGGACAACGCCAAGAAGCTCGTCGAGGACGGCCACTACGGCGGCAAGGGCAGCGATGCGCATGCCGCGACCGTGATCGGGGACACCGTCGGCGACCCGTTCAAGGACACGGCCGGACCGTCGATCAACCCGCTCCTGAAGGTGATGAACCTGGTCGCCCTGCTGATCGCGCCCGCGATCGTGCAGTTCAGTTTCGGCGCCGACGCGAGCGCCGGACTGCGAGCGTCGATCGCGGTCCTGGCGAGCGTCGTGATCATCGGAGCGGTCTACGTCTCCAAGCGGCGTTCGGTGGCCATGGGTGACGAAGACGACACCGACGACCGGAAGCCTTCCACGCCCAACGCGCCGGTCGTTTCGTAACCCCTGATCAAAGTGCCTGCGGACGACACCTTCTGAGGTGTCGTCCGCGTGTGGTCGTCTCACGTGAGGCGTGTCTCCCTTGGTGCAAATGACTGCAATAGGGGGTGATTCGGTCGTACGAAAGGTGGAAGTGGCGCGCTTGGCGTGTATGTTCCGGGGCCGAGAGCCTTGGAAGGGACCGATCCGGTGAACAAGAAGCTTGCGGCCGTGGTGTCCGGCAGCGCGGTACTGGTGCTCACGCTGTCCGGTTGCAGCGACGACGGCGAGGAGATGGACACCTGGGCCAAGACGTTCTGCGACCAGGCCCAGCCGCAGTTCCAGAAGCAGGCCAACGCCAACGAGCTCATCAAGTCGACCGCCGCGGACAGCAAACCGGCCGAGATCCAGGCCGCCGACTCGAAGGCGTTTGCGGACATCGCCGCGGCCGACCGGGCCCTCGCGAAGGCCATTGAGGCAGCCGGCGCCCCGCCGGTCGAGAACGGCGAGACGGTCCAGCAGGACGCGATCAAGGAACTCAACGCCGCGGCGGTGGCGTACGAGGGCCTGAAGAAGCAGGTCGACGCGCTCGACACGTCGAACCAGCAGAAGTTCGCAGACGGCCTGAAGGGCGTCGCCGACAACCTGGCGAAGATTCAGAACATGGACCAGAACGCGCTGAACAAGGTCCGTGAGGGCGAGTTGGGCCAGGCGCTGGCGAAGCAACCGGGCTGCCAGTCGCCGAAGCCGTCGGTGCCGCCGTCCGCCGGGTCCGGGCCCGGTGCCGATCAGGGGCCGGGTTCCTCCCCGTCGACGAAGGCGTCGGCCTCCCCGTCGGCGAAGGCGTCGGCCGCCTCATCGGCGAAGGCGTCCGGCCAACCGGACACGAGCCAGGAGTAGCGCGGCTCCGCGCGGGACGAGAACGATCCCCACAGGCCGGTGGCCCGGCGGCGGTACACACCGGGCCACCGTCCCGTTCCGTCCCGGCTCCGGGCAGGTGCCCGGTCGTGGCCCGGCTGAACGCGGTGCGCGCGCCGTCCCGAGTCTCCTGTCGGCGCGCCGGCTCGGCCCACGCCCGCCGCCTCCTCGCCCCGCCCCCGCACGCTCCGCCCCCGCACGCCCCTCCGCCGTTCTCTCGTGCTTCGGCGTCTCCGTACCCCCGTGCCGGTACACCCGTCCCGTGCGCACGGGCGGGGCGGGGCGGGCCGAGGTGGTGCGGCGGTCACAATGAGGGAGTGAGTACGACCAGCCTGACCCCCAGCCTCCCGTTGCCCGCGCACGCCGCCCGACTGCGCGAGGCGCTGCTCGCCGCGGACTTCACCGCCGACGGCCTGCTCGAACTGCTCGGAGCCCCCGCCTACGCTGCCCTCGCCCGCAGCGAGACCGTGCCCGCGCTGCGCGCCACCCGCGGGGACTCCCCGCTGGAGTCGCTCGTGCGTCTCTTCCTGCTCCAGGGCGCCGTCCCCGCCGAGCGGGCCGCCGCCGCGCTGCCGTTGAAGGAGGCGCTGGCCGACGGGTGGGTCGAGGAGGAGGGCGACGAGGTCCGGGCGACGGTCGACGTCCGCCCGTACGGAGGACCGGAGGGCCAGGACTGGTTCATCGTCTCCGACCTCGGCTGCGCGGTCGGCGGCGCCGGCGGCATCGGCAGGAAGGGGCGTCACGCGGGGACCGCCGTCGTCCTCGGCGTCGGTGGGGCGTCCACCACGCTCGCCGGCATCACGGTCCGTACGCCCGTCTCCTCCGCCCTCGACCTGGGAACCGGTTCCGGAATCCAGGCCCTGCACGCCGCCCAGCACGCGACCCTGATCACCGCGACCGATCTCAACCCCCGCGCACTGGACTTCACCCGGCTCACCCTCGCCCTGTCCGGAGCCCGTGGGGCCGAGCTGCTCGCGGGCTCGCTCTTCGAACCGGTCGACGGCCACACCTACGACCTGATCGTCTCCAACCCGCCGTTCGTCATCTCCCCCGGCGCCCGGCTCACCTACCGCGACGGCGGCATGGGCGGCGACGACCTGTGCCGCACGCTCGTGCAGGAGGCCGGCGAGCGACTCAACGACGGCGGCCATGCCCAGTTCCTCGCCAACTGGCAGCACGTGGAGGGCGAGGAGTGGCAGGAGCGCCTACGGTCCTGGGTGCCGCGCGGCTGCGACGCCTGGATCGTGCAGCGTGAGGTCCAGGACGTCACCCAGTACGCCGAGCTGTGGCTGCGCGACAGCGGCGACCAC encodes:
- a CDS encoding DUF4244 domain-containing protein, which translates into the protein MPNVSEWWRVRRAAADDAGMTTSEYAMGTIAAAGFAAVLYKIVTSESVSGALESVIGKALDAPF
- a CDS encoding ATP-binding protein; translation: MATVELRFSAQPEHVRTARLVAAAVARRAGVDDAVLDEVRLAVGEACSRAVGLHRSNDVTTPVRVVLTEEEKSFSIEVGDEVPGAGVAAADAAGVPGFRDAAPAEEYDDADGEDEMGLAVIRGLVDDVEVSAGEDGGVIRMSWPTNPADDVLS
- a CDS encoding sodium-translocating pyrophosphatase → MAGLAAAVLTQENRVIVIVIAAVALAALLVARLLVRQVLAADEGTDTMREIAAAVQEGANAYLARQLRTLGIFAVAVFFLLMVLPADNWSQRAGRSLFFLVGALFSAATGYIGMRLAVRANVRVAAAAREATPAPGEPEKDLTLVSHKAMKIAFRTGGVVGMITVGLGLLGASCVVLVYAADAPKVLEGFGLGAALIAMFMRVGGGIFTKAADVGADLVGKVEQGIPEDDPRNAATIADNVGDNVGDCAGMAADLFESYAVTLVAALILGKAAFGDLGLAFPLIVPAIGVITAMIGIFAVAPRRADRSGMSAINRGFFLSAVISLSLVAVAVFVYLPSSYADLEGVTEPGIREHGGDPRVFALVAVAIGIVLAALIQQLTGYFTETARRPVRDIGRSSLTGPATVVLTGVSIGLESAVYTALLIGLGVYGAFLLGGTSIMLALFAVALAGTGLLTTVGVIVAMDTFGPVSDNAQGIAEMSGDVQGAGAQVLTDLDAVGNTTKAITKGIAIATAVLAAAALFGSYRDAIATAVADVGARTGEANLSMDISQPNNLVGLILGASVVFLFSGLAINAVSRSAGAVVYEVRRQFREHPGIMAYTEKPEYGRVVDICTKDALRELATPGLLAVLAPIAVGFSLGVGALGSYLAGAIGTGALMAVFLANSGGAWDNAKKLVEDGHYGGKGSDAHAATVIGDTVGDPFKDTAGPSINPLLKVMNLVALLIAPAIVQFSFGADASAGLRASIAVLASVVIIGAVYVSKRRSVAMGDEDDTDDRKPSTPNAPVVS
- a CDS encoding small secreted protein, translated to MNKKLAAVVSGSAVLVLTLSGCSDDGEEMDTWAKTFCDQAQPQFQKQANANELIKSTAADSKPAEIQAADSKAFADIAAADRALAKAIEAAGAPPVENGETVQQDAIKELNAAAVAYEGLKKQVDALDTSNQQKFADGLKGVADNLAKIQNMDQNALNKVREGELGQALAKQPGCQSPKPSVPPSAGSGPGADQGPGSSPSTKASASPSAKASAASSAKASGQPDTSQE
- a CDS encoding DEAD/DEAH box helicase; this translates as MAFNHLPAAMHDALGALSVMPVTHSVPMAKNHRPSRPAGTSGSRPSPGRVLDRLASGESRAARITHTEHLPAREGRHAVWPHRIRPEVIGAIQAAGIEHPWAHQARAAEHALDGESVVIATGTASGKSLAYLTPVLSTLLDGAEAANGRGATALYLAPTKALAADQRRAVRELAAPLGNRIRPAVYDGDTPVEEREWVRQYANYVLTNPDMLHRGILPAHSRWSSFLRSLRYVVIDECHTYRGVFGSHVAQVLRRLRRVCARYGTEPVFLLASATAADPATAAGRLTGLPVAEVADDASPRGELVFALWEPPLTELHGERGAPVRRSATAETADLLTDLVVQGVRSVAFVRSRRGAELISVIAQERLAEVDRSLARRVAAYRGGYLPEERRALERALHSGELLGLAATTALELGVDVSGLDAVVIAGYPGTRASLWQQAGRAGRSGEGALAILVARDDPLDTFLVHHPEALFRRPVESTVLDPDNPYVLAPHLCAAAAELPLTDSDLDLFGPAVPELLPQLEAAGLLRRRSTGWYWTRRERAADLTDIRGEGGSPVRIVEAATGRLLGTVDEAASHTAVHDGAVHLHQGRTYLVRQLDLRDAVALVEEASPPYSTTARDTTSLSVLETDTEIPWGAGRLCYGSVEVTHQVVSFLRRRLITGEVLGETKLDLPPRTLRTRAVWWTVTEDQLDAARVSPEILGGALHAAEHASIGMLPLFATCDRWDIGGVSVPLHPDTLLPTVFVYDGHPGGAGFAERAFHTAPAWLTATREAIASCECEAGCPSCVQSPKCGNGNDPLHKRGAVRLLTELLREAPAEPPPVPPAP
- a CDS encoding TadE family type IV pilus minor pilin, giving the protein MTVEAAMVLPVLVVFTLTMLWALAAAAAQIRCVDAARAGARAAARSEPVAVAESAARTAAPDGASVSVTRSGELWRVTVEVSAPGPGGMGLTLRAAAAALAEETVGVGAP
- a CDS encoding DUF7059 domain-containing protein: MSTTSLTPSLPLPAHAARLREALLAADFTADGLLELLGAPAYAALARSETVPALRATRGDSPLESLVRLFLLQGAVPAERAAAALPLKEALADGWVEEEGDEVRATVDVRPYGGPEGQDWFIVSDLGCAVGGAGGIGRKGRHAGTAVVLGVGGASTTLAGITVRTPVSSALDLGTGSGIQALHAAQHATLITATDLNPRALDFTRLTLALSGARGAELLAGSLFEPVDGHTYDLIVSNPPFVISPGARLTYRDGGMGGDDLCRTLVQEAGERLNDGGHAQFLANWQHVEGEEWQERLRSWVPRGCDAWIVQREVQDVTQYAELWLRDSGDHREDPARYDERYEAWLDEFESRGTRAVGFGWITLRKNPAVASGAVEPSIVIEEWPHPVEQPLGDTVRAHFERQDYLRTRDDAALLADHFVLAPEVMQEQVGLPGAEDPEHVVLRQNRGMRRATKVDHVGAGFAGVCDGSLSAGRILDAIAQLTGEDPVLLRDRTPQAIRLLVEEGFLLPVGERGDA
- a CDS encoding STAS domain-containing protein: MDLSLSTRNVSGPSGDRTVVEVGGEIDVYTAPKLREQLVELVNDGSYHLVVDMEGVDFLDSTGLGVLVGGLKRVRAHEGSLRLVCNQERILKIFRITGLTKVFPIHTTVEEAVNATD
- a CDS encoding Rv3654c family TadE-like protein, with product MWTAFAACALCVVFGAVLALGQAVAARHRAGGAADLAALAAADRALWGEEDACATAARIADAQGAAVLRCSVRGDIADVTAVVRLGPYAPAVRARAGPAGAPPGLPVAVP